GGCGAGCCGGAGAACAGTCCACGGTGGGTCACCCGCACCGGATTGCCCTCGGCGTCGAGCACCTCCACCGGATCGTCGAGCAGCACAGCGGGCGACGGTTCGGGCAGCTGCCCGGGCCACGGCTGGCGCGGATCGGCCTGTGGCACCGGCTCATCCCCGAACGCGGTGAAGGTGATCCGCTCGGTCGGACCGCGCCCACCGCTGAGCACCGGAACCTGCACCGCCTCCGGTCCGAGCAGACCCTGCACGCGCACCAGCGCCCGCCGGGCCCGCAGCCGATCCTCCTCCCCGGCCCCACCCCACAGCGGTAGCTGCAGTGCTTCGGCCGAGATCACCTCGACCGGGCGCAACCGCAGCACGGTGATCGGCGCCGTGGGCCGGTCGTTGGGGTTGCGCCGGTTCAGCCAGCCGTCGAGCTGCCAGCGCACGCGGTCGGCAGTGGCGTCCTCGGTCAGCGGCTCGGCACACCGCCAGACCCGCTCCAGCTCTTTACCGTCCTCGGTGACGGCGTGGATCGCCAGCCGGGTGCAGCCGACCCCCGCCGACTCGAGGCTGCGGTGCAGTTCACCGGCCAGTGACCGACCGGCGAACGCCGCGGCGTCCACCCGGTCGATCGGCGGATCGCAGTTGCGCACCGCGTCCAGTTCGGCCGGCGGTTCCCGGCCCGACGGACCGCGGGCCGGCTCTCCCCGGGCGAACCGGTGCGCGGCGACGGCGTCCGCCCCGAAGCGGGACGCCACATCCGTCCGGGACAGCGCGGCGAACTGACCGATGTGCCGAATCCCCATGCGCCACAGCAGATCCGCTAGTTCCTCACGACCAGGTGCGGCCAAACTCGGCTCGGTGGCCAGCTGCCGGATCGACAGTGCGGACAGGAAACCGGCGTCCGCACCGGGCGCCACGATGCGACCCGCGCGCGCGGCGAACACCGCCGTGGGCAGCTGATCGGCGATGCCGACCTGACATTCCACCCCGGCCGCGGCGACCGCGTCGACCAGCCGTTCGGCCGCCGCCTGTTCGGAACCGAAGTACCGGGCCGCCCCGCGCACCGCCAGCACGAGCAGACCCGGCCGGAGCACCTCGGCGCGCGGCACCAGATCGTCCACGGCCGCCGTGACGCTCTCGAAGTGGCGGGCATCGCGAGCCGGATCCGCCGCGGCGACATGCAGCTGCGGACACCGGGCCTGCGACTCCCGGCGCCGCAGCCCCCGTCGCACCCCCGCGGCCCGCGCCGAGGCCGAACACGCGATGACCCGGTTGGCCAGCGTGACCGCCACCGGCGCCGTAGGCGGCAGACCTGCCGCCGCGGCGGCGGCGACCGCGGGCCAGTCCATGCACCAGACGGCCAGCACCCGGGCCGCATTTTGTGAGGCCGCCTTTCGAGAGGACCGCGACACGCTACTCACCGACCGCGTGGGCGGGGCCGTGACCCCGGCCCCGTGCCCGCATCGCCAGCCGTACCCGGCTGATCCGTCCGCACCCCGGGATCGGTGTCTGTGCCGGGTCTCGCGGACCGGCCACCTCGTAACCGCACACCCTGGCCTCCAACCGGGCCGACGCCCCGTGCCAGTCACCGTCGGTGACCAGCAGGGTGCAGCCCTTCTGCCGCGCCCGAGCCGTCACCGCGCGGGCCCGGCCCGCGGGCACCGACCGTCCGCCCAGCCCGAGCACCACCAGATCCATCCCGTCCATCAGGACCGCTGCCACCTCCACCGGATCGCCGCCCGGATCCGGGATGACGGCCACTCTGCTGAGGTCGGCGCCCATCTCCACGGCGGCCAGCAGACCGACGCGAGGCTGGCCGACGATGGCGGCGTGACCACCGGCCGCCGTCGTTGCCGCGACCATGCCCAGCGACAGTGAACGCGCTCCCGAGAGCACCGCGACCGTTCCGCGCGGCAACGACACCGGAAGCTGATCAGCCAGCGATTCGGGCAGCGGCAGCAAACTTTCCACCACCGGCGCCGGGTCGACCGACGGGGTCGGCCCACGACGGCCGGAGCCGACCTTGCCGGCCACCGCGGCCATCTGCTTACGCAAGCGTTCGACCTGCTCAGTGCGGGTGAGTTGAGCCAGATCGAGGTTGGTCGCCGCTGTCACAAACACACCTCCAGCATCACCCGAAACACCCGATGTTCGAACCTTTGTTCGATGCAACGAGTAAACACTGAGCCACCGACAAGCGTCAAGCCGCGGAGGGGCGCATCAACATGCCGCGCTGATCCCATCAGCCGATGCACAGCACCGACGCTCTCGATGCCATCGCCCGAAATCATTGGGCGAGATGCGAGCGGGTCCTCTATTGGCCCGTCGAAGCGGATCGACTCGGAGAACGCAGAGCCTGAAGCGTCACAGCGCCGTTGCACCGTCCCGGAGAGTCCACGGTGGCCGTTGGAGACACGCCCAACGATTTTTGAATAGCAGACCAGCCGCAGAGGGCCGCACTATTGAAAATGCACAGCCCCGACGGTCGCGGAAGGTGAATCATGAACTCCGAACTCATAACGAACGTACGAAACGTCAGTTTCAAAGCGCAAATATTGATTCGAGAACAAGTTCGATCAATTCTGGAGATCGTAGGACCCTTAGCCAGACGGCGAGCCGGACCGGCCCGGACATTGTATGTCTCCGGGCGGTGGTTGCGAGGGCATGATCATCAAAAAGTAATCTTGAAAGGAATCAATATTCCCATTCTCGATGATTGGGAGTTTCCCAAAAAGCATCCCTTCGGGGCAATGGACGACTTAGCAAGAACCGGTGCGAATTGCGTCAGAATTCAGTGGTACGACAGATACCCACCATCGGAGCCCGGGGCGCAATCTCGCGACCCCTACACCATCTCCGATCTAGACCGTGTCCTGGAGAAGTGCCGAAGGAAGCACCTGATCCCTATAGTCGAGCTGCACGATTGCACCTGCAAGGGCGATCCGGAGCTGGTCAACACGCAGCTGATGCAATGGTGGACTCGCCCAGACGTAGTCGCGGTGTTGAAGAAGCACGAACAGTACCTGATCGTCAATTTTGCCAACGAACTCGGGGTGTATCGATGGGCAAAGCCTCCTCTGACACCTGCTGCAGCGCTGGAGAATTTCAAGAACGCGTACAAGAAGGCCATCACCACGTTCCGCACCACCACTGGCCTTCATATGCCCATCATGATCGACGCGCCCGACTGTGGCTCGTCCATCAACGCGTTCCTCAGTATCGGCAAGGAGCTGGTACAAGTCGGCGGCGGAGGCATCCTCCTCAGCGCACATGCATACTGGGCGGGCTATGACGGCACCGAAGACATGAAGAAGGCAATCGACGCCAATCTCCCCATTGTCTTCGGTGAGATTGCAAACAAGCAATCCGAAACAGTGGGAGAAGTAACCCACGAGTGTTACTACGGTTTGGATGGGACAAATCTAGATCATTCCACTACAACCGGTTTCCGATACCAAGACCTACTGATCAAGCTCTCCGAAATGGAGGTCGGATGGCTCGCATGGGCGTGGTACAAGGACGGGTGCGCTCCGCGGAGAATGACACAGGGCGACCGCGGCAGTTACGCCGGCACCGTACCGCCCAGCCCTACCGGCCTGACGCCGTACGGTGATGACCTGCTGTTCAACCGTACGTATGGTATTCGCCTGGGCGCATACGCTGCGAAGCCAGCCGGCATTATGTCGCCTCCGTGGGGGCCCATCGAACCCTGATGACCGTGCGTCACCAGCTCGGACATGACGTGGGTCGTCTCTACTCCCACTCGATGGTGCCGGGCGGCTTGCTCGTGACATCGAGCACGACGCGGTTCACCTCGGGCACCTCGTTGGTGATACGGGTGGAGATCCGCTCGAGCACCTCGTAGGGCACCCGCGTCCAGTCGGCGGTCATGGCGTCCTCGCTGGACACCGGCCGCAGCACGATCGGATGCCCGTAGGTGCGGCCGTCGCCCTGCACGCCGACCGACCGGACGTCGGCCAGCAGCACCACCGGGCACTGCCAGATCTGGTTGTCCAGCCCTGCGGCGGTGAGCTCCTCACGGGCGATCGCATCGGCGTGCCGCAGGGTCTCCAACCGCCCGTGCGTCACCTCACCGACGATCCGGATACCCAGCCCCGGCCCGGGGAAGGGTTGGCGCGCAACGATGTCCTCGGGCAGCCCCAACTCGCGACCCACCGCGCGGACCTCGTCCTTGAACAGCAGCCGCAGCGGCTCGACGAGCTTGAACTTCAGGTCGGCGGGCAGGCCGCCGACGTTGTGGTGGCTCTTGATGTTCGCCGTACCCGACCCGCCGCCGGATTCGACGACGTCGGGGTAGAGGGTGCCCTGGACCAGGAAGTCGACCGGTGCACCGCTGTCACCGACGATGTCGAGCACCGCGCCGTCGAACGCAGCGATGAACTCGCGGCCGATGATCTTGCGCTTGCCCTCGGGATTGGTCACCCCCGACAGCGCCTCGAGGAACCGGTCGGCGACGTCGACGGTGACGAGGTTGGCGCCCGTGGCGGCGACGAAGTCGCGCTGCACCTGCGCCCGCTCCCCCGAACGCAACAGCCCGTGGTCGACGAACACACACGTCAACCGATCGCCGATGGCGCGCTGCACCAGTGCGGCGGCCACCGCGGAATCGACGCCGCCGGACAGCGCACAGATGGCGCGGCCGTCACCGATCTGCTCGCGCACCTGCTCGACGAGCGCGTCGGCGATGTTGGCCGGGGTCCACTTGGCGCCGATGCCGGCGAACTCGTGCAGGAACCGGCTGAGCACCTGCTGCCCGTGCGGGGAGTGCAACACCTCGGGGTGGTACTGGACGCCGGCCAGGCGACGGGCCCGGTTCTCGAAGGCCGCGACGGGCGCACCGGGACTGGTGGCGACCACCTCGAAACCCGAGGGCGCCTCGGTGACCGCGTCGCCGTGGCTCATCCACACCGGCTGGGTAGCGGGTAGGTCCGAATGCAGTTCCCCGCCAGCGACTTTGAGCTCGGTGCGGCCGTACTCGCTGGTGCCGGTGTGCGCGACGGTGCCCCCGAGCGCCTGTGCCATGGCCTGGAAGCCGTAGCAGATGCCGAACACCGGGACGTCGAGGTCGAACAGCGCCGGGTCGAGTTGCGGGGCGCCGTCGGCGTACACGCTCGCCGGACCACCGGACAACACGATGGCCTGCGGATCCTTGGCCTTGATCTCCTCGACGGAAGCGGTGTGCGGGACGACCTCGGAGAAGACCCGGGCTTCGCGGACCCGGCGCGCGATCAACTGCGCGTACTGCGCGCCGAAATCGATCACCAGGACAGGCCGCGGGGATGGCGAATTCACTGCCTCAGTGTAGTGGGGGCAGCGACGGGGGCGCCTGGCCCCGACAGTGCCGTCACGGCGGTGGGCGAGCCCGATTTCCACCGTCACGTTACTGTCGCGGTGGCAATGGTTACCCCTGGGTGATGCCAACCGTGGAAACGAGGTCGCTGTGCTGGGTCTGCCCGACCGGATAACGGCGTGCCTGTTCGATCTCGACGGCGTGCTCACCGATACCGCCAGCGTCCATACCCGGGCGTGGAAAGCCATGTTCGACACGTATCTCCAGACCAGGGCGCAGCGCACCGGGGAACCGTTCGTGCCGTTCGACGCTGGCGCGGACTACCAGCGCTATGTCGACGGTAAGCGCCGTGAGGACGGGGTCCGGTCGTTCCTGGCCAGCCGCGGGATCGAACTGCCCGAGGGCGAACCCGACGATGCGGCGGACGCCGACACCGTGCAGGGGCTGGGCAACCGTAAGAACGAGATGTTCCACGAGACCCTGCAGCGCGACGGGATCGAGGTGTTCGAGGGCTCACGCACCTATCTCGAAGCCGCCAGCGCCGCCGGCCTCGGCGTCGCCGTCGTCTCGTCGAGCGCGAACACCCGCGAGGTACTCGAGATCACTGGAATGGACCGCTATGTGCAGCACCGCGTCGACGGTGTCACGATGCGCGAGGAGAACATCGCGGGGAAACCGGCACCGGATTCGTTCCTGCGGGCGGCCGAATTGCTCGGTGTCCCAACGGATCAGGCGGCCGTTTTCGAAGACGCGCTGGCCGGTGTGGCCGCCGGGCACGCCGGGCACTTCGGCTACGTGGTGGGAGTCGACCGCGTCGGGCAGGCTGAAGAACTGCGGCGCAACGGCGCCGACATCGTCGTCACCGATCTGGCCGATCTACTGAAGACGGCCGCCCAGTGATCAGCCGGGACATCTTCCCGGTCGAACCGTGGCAGATCCGCGAAACCCGGCTCGAATTCGATCTCCTCGACGAGGCCGAATCGCTGTTCGCGCTGTCCAACGGCCACCTCGGCCTGCGCGGCAACCTCGACGAGGGCGAACCGCACGGTCTCCCGGGCACCTACCTGAACTCCTTTTTCGAGACGCGTCCCCTGCCCTATGCCGAGGCGGGATTCGGCTACCCCGAGGCCGGCCAGACAATGGTGAACGTCACCAACGGCAAGGTCTTCCGGCTGCTGGTCGACGACGAACCCTTCGACGTGCGCTACGGCGAACTGCTGTCTCACGAACGGGTGCTCGACCTCCGCGCCGGCACCCTCACCCGGGATGCACACTGGCGTTCCCCTGCCGGCAAGCACGTGAAAGTGCACTCGACACGGCTGGTGTCCCTGGTACACCGCAGCATCGCCGCGATCGAGTACGTGGTCGAGGCCGTCGACGACTTCGTCCGCGTCACAGTGCAATCCGAGCTCGTCACCAACGAGGATCAACCCGAGGCCTCCGACGACCCGCGGGTCTCGGCCGCCCTGAAGGACCCGCTCGAAGCGGTGCACCACGAGCACACCAAGCTCAGCGCTCTGCTGGTACATCAGACCCGCGGCAGCGAGTTGATGATGGCCGCGGCGATGGACCACGACATCGACGTGCCCGGCCGCGTGGAGGTCATCACCGACGCCCACCGCGATCTGGCCCACACCACGGTGATCTGCGGACTGCGCGCCGGGCAGAGACTGCGCATCGTCAAGTACCTGGCCTACGGCTGGTCCAGCCTGCGTTCGCGACCGGCGATACGTGACCAGGTGTCCGGCGCCATCGCCGGCGCCCGCTACACCGGCTGGCAGGGCCTGGTCGACGCCCAGCGGGAGTACCTCGACGACTTCTGGGACTGCGCCGACGTCGAGGTGGATGGCGATGCCGAGATCCAGCAGGCCGTGCGTTTCGGTCTGTTCCATGTGCTGCAGGCCAGCGCGCGTGCCGAGCGCCGGGCGATTCCGGGCAAGGGTCTGACCGGTGACGGCTATGACGGCCACGCGTTCTGGGACACCGAGGGTTTCGTGCTACCCGTGCTCACCTACACCGTGCCGTCGGCAGCCGCCGACGCATTGCGTTGGCGCGCATCGACACTCGACCTTGCGAGGGAGCGTGCGTCGACACTCGACCTCAAGGGCGCGGCGTTCCCGTGGCGCACCATCAGAGGTGAGGAATGTTCGGCATACTGGCCGGCGGGCACCGCGGCGTGGCACGTCAACGCCGATATCGCGATGGCGTTCGAGCGCTATCGCGCAGTGACCGGGGACGATTCGCTGGAACGCGACAGCGGGCTGGTCGTGCTGGTCGAGACCGCGCGGCTGTGGATGTCTCTGGGACACCATGACCGGCACGGCATCTGGCATCTCGACGGTGTCACCGGTCCCGACGAATACACCGCGGTCGTGCGCGACAACGTGTTCACCAACCTGATGGCGGCGGGCAACCTGCGGGCGGCGGCCGAGGCGTGCACCCGGCATCCTGAAGAGGCCCGCGCCGTCGGGGTCTCGACGGAGGAGACCGCCGCATGGCGCGACGCCGCCGACGCCGCTCACATTCCGTTCGACCACGAACTCGGCGTCCATCAGCAGCACGACGGATTCACCACGTTGCGGGAGTGGGACTTCGACGCCAACAACAGCTACCCGCTGCTGCTCAACGAGCCCTACGTCCGGCTCTACCCGTCACAGGTCGTCAAGCAGGCCGACCTGGTGCTGGCGATGCAGTGGCAGAGCCACGCGTTCACCGATGAGCAGAAGGCCCGCAACGTCGACTACTACGAGCAGCGCACCACGCGCGATTCGTCACTGTCGGCATGCACGCAGGCGGTGATGTGCGCCGACGTCGGGCACCTCGAGCTCGCGCACGACTACGCCTACGAGGCTGCCGTGATCGATCTGCGTAATCTGCACAAGAACACCCGCAACGGCCTGCACATGGCATCGCTGGCCGGCGGGTGGACGGCGTTGGTCGCGGGCTTCGGCGGTTTACGCGACGACGAGGGCTTCCTGTCGCTCAACCCGCACCTGCCCGACGGAATCGGACGGCTGCGGTTCCGGTTGCGTTGGCGCAACTTCCGGCTCACCGTCGACGTCACCCACGACGACGTCACCTACATCCTGCGGGACGGACCGCACGGCGACCTCAACATCCGCCACGCAGGCAACGAACTCCGGCTAAGCACCGAGAAACCGACCACGGTGGCGGTCGAACCGTGCGAGCCCCTGCTGCCGCCACCCAAGCAGCCACCGGGCCGAGAACCGCTGCGGCGCAGGCTCGACAAGAAGCACTGACCGGTCAGGCGCCGCGCGCCTCCGTCGTGGTGGGATCACGCCTGTTGACCTCGTCCCGGCTGGCATTCCAGTCCAGGGCCGCCGGCGCACCGGCGGGCACCACCGGGTGTGCGGGCACGACCGGGTCGATACGGCGGTATCCCTCCCCCTGCGCTGGCCGCAGATCCTGCTCACCCTTGTTCGGCCACAACGATGCCGCGCGTTCGGCCTGCGCGCTGATGGTCAGCGACGGATTGACGCCGAGATTGGCCGAGATCGCCGCACCGTCGGTGACATACAGCGTCGGATAGTTGTACACGCGGTGATACGGGTCGATGACGCCGTGCTCAGCGCTGTCGCCGATGGCGGCTCCGCCGAGGAAGTGCGCCGTCAGCGGAATGTTGAACAGTTCGCCCCATGTACCGCCCGCGACGCCGTCGATCTTCTCGGCGATGCGACGCGTCACCTCGTTGCCAACCGGGATCCAGGTCGGGTTGGGTTCGCCGTGGCCCTGTTTGCTCGTCAGCCGGCGGGTGCCGAGCTTCGTGCGTTTGGTGAACGTGGTGATTGAGTTGTCCAGATTCTGCATGACCAGGGCGATCAGCGTCCGCTCACTCCACCGCCGCACGTTGAGCAGTCGAACCGTGCCGCGTGGATCCTGGCGGGCATTGGTGAACAACTGCTTCCAGCGCGGCACATCGGTGCCGTCGGGCCCGGCGCCGTCGGTCATCAGCGTCTGCAGCAGGCCCATCACGTTGGAGCCTTTGCCATAGCGCACCGGTTCGATGTGGGTGTCGGACGTGGGGTGGATCGACGAGGTGATCGCCACGCCGTGGGTGAGGTCGAGGTCGTCGGTGACGTGGAAGCGGCCCGCCCCCACGATGGACTCCGAATTCGTGCGGGTCAGCATGCCCAACTTCTCCGAGAGTTCCGGCAGCTTTCCGGTGTCACGCATCTTGAACAGCAGCTTCTGCGTGCCGAACGTACCCGCCGCGAGGACGACATTGTTCGCGGTGAACGTCCGCGTCTGCCGGCGCACCTTGCGGCCGGTGCGCACGGTGGTCACCTCCCAGACGCCGTCCTCGCGCTGTTCGAAGCTGGTCACCGTCGTCATCGGATGCACCTGCGCGCCCGCGTTCTCGGCGAGGTAGAGGTAGTTCTTCACCAGCGTGTTCTTGGCGTTGTGACGGCAGCCGGTCATACATTCGCCGACCTCGATACAGCCCCTGCGGGCGGGGCCGGCACCTCCGAAGTAGGGGTCGGGAACCGTCTTGCCGGGGGCCTTCTGTCCGTCCGGTCCGAAGAACACCCCGACCGGCGTCGCCACGAACGTGTCCCCGACGCCCATCTCCTCGGCGACCTCCTTCACCACGCGGTCGGCGTCGGTGAAGGTCGGATTGGTGACCACGCCGAGCATCCGCTGAGCCTGCTCGTAGTGCGGAAGCAACTCCTCGTTCCAGTCGGTGATGTGCTTCCACTGCGGGTCGTTGAAGAACGGTTCGCGCGGCACGTAGAGGGTGTTGGCGTAGTTGAGCGATCCGCCGCCGACGCCCGCGCCGGCAAGGATCAGGACATCCCGCAGCAGGTGGATGCGCTGGATACCGAAGCACCCCAACTGCGGCGCCCAGAGGAAATTGCGCAGGTCCCAAGAGGTCTTGGCGAACTCCTCGTCGGCGAATCGGCGACCCGCTTCGAGTACGCCGACGCGGTAACCCTTTTCCGTCAGCCGCAGCGCGGTGACGCTGCCGCCGAAACCCGAACCGATGATGAGGACGTCGTAGTCAGGCTGCATGACACCAGTATGGGTTACCGCGCGGTAACTTCGCTAGACAGTCGGGCCTAACGTGTAAAGCCTTCTCTGTCGGGCGCGAGCAGACACAGAATCGCGCCTGAAAGCACGACGCAACGCGATTGTGTGTCTGCTCGCGGTAAGAATCGGGCGGCTTATCCACAGGCCGCCATTCACCACTACCGGCCACAGGCGGAATCCCTGAGAGTCGACAACCATGGATGCGGTGGGGCGAGCCCTCCTTCGCCGGGGTGGCGGCCTCGCCACGACGCGAGAGTTGCTCACGGTGATGACACGTCAGCAATTGGACTGGCACGTCCGGCCTCGCGCGTTGGTGCACGTCTGGTACGGGGTTTATGCCGACCATGAGCCCGACGTGCGCGGACGCTTGAAGGCGCTGGACCTCTTCCTCGGAGAGGAGGCCGCCGCATGCCTGGGTACCGCAGCATCGCTGTACGGATTCGACGTCGAGAACACGGGGGCGGTCCACATTCTCGACCCCGGCAGGCGGATCCGCCCGACCGTCGGGCTGGCCGTTCACCAACGCGTCGGGGCCCCACTTCAGCGGGTCGCGGGTCGCCTGTCGCTGGCGCGGCTGACCGGCTGAACCCGCGAGCAGACACAGAATCGCGTTTGAAAGCACGACGGAACGCGATTGTGTGTCTGCTCGCGGCAACTAGCGACGGTCAGGCGCCGACCGTCAAACCCACCTTCTGGAATTCCTTGAGATCGCAGTAGCCGGCCTTGGCCATCGACCGGCGCAGACCGCCGACCAGGTTGAGCGAGCCGAACGGATCGTCCGACGGTCCGGTGAGGACCTGTTCGAGCGACGGTCGCTCGCCGAGTGCCACCTGCAGCAGTGCACCGCGGGGCAGCGACGGATGCGCCGCCGCCGCCGGCCAGAACCAGCCACCGCCCATCGCCTCGGCGGCACTCGCGAGCGGCGTGCCGAGCACCACCGCGTCGGCGCCGCATGCGATCGCCTTCGCCAGATCGCCGGAGCTGTGGATGTCGCCGTCGGCCAGCACGTGCACGTAGCGGCCGCCGGTCTCGTCGAGGTACTCCCGGCGCGCGGCCGCGGCGTCGGCGATCGCCGTCGCCATCGGCACGCTGATGCCCAGCACCTCGTCGGAGGTGGTCACACCACTGGTCGAGCCGTAGCCGACGATCACCCCGGCCGCGCCGGTGCGCATCAGGTGCAGGGCGGTGCGGTGGTCGAGCACCCCGCCGGCCACCACCGGGATGTCCAGCTCGGAGATGAAGGTCTTGAGGTTGAGCGGTTCCCCGTCGGTGGCGACGCGTTCGGCGGACACGATCGTGCCCTGGATGACGAGCAGGTCGATGCCCGCCTGCAGCAGCGTCGGGGTGAGCGCCTGGGCGTTCTGCGGGCTCACCCGCACCGCCGTCGTCACCCCTGCGTCGCGGATCCGGGCCACGGCGGACCCCAACAGCTCCGGGTCCAGCGGTGCGGAGTGCAACTGCTGCAGCAGCCGGATCGCGGCGGACGGATCGGGCTCCTTCTCGGCGGCCTCGACGACCTCCCGGATCTTCTCCTCGACGTCGGCGTGCCTGCCGATCAGACCCTCGCCGTTGAGCACGCCCAACCCGCCCAAACGGCCCAGTTCGATGGCGAACTCCGGTGACATCAGCGCATCCGTCGGATGCGCCACCACCGGGATCTCGAACCGGTAGGCGTCGAGTTGCCACGCCGTCGACACGTCTTTCGACGAGCGTGTGCGGCGCGACGGCACGATGTTGATGTCGTGAAGCTCGTAGGTGCGGCGGGCGGTGCGGCCCATGCCGATTTCGACCATGTCTCGCACAGTGCTGTTTCCCCAGGTCCGTCAGCGGGCGTAGTAGTTCGGTGCTTCGACGGTCATCGCGACGTCGTGCGGATGGCTTTCCCTCAGTCCGGCCGCGGTGATCTGCACGAATTGTGCCTGCTGCAGCGCCTCGATGGTGGGCGAACCGGTGTAGCCCATGGCCGCGCGCAGTCCGCCGGTGAGCTGGTGGATCACCTGCGCCAGCGGCCCGCGGAACGGCACCCGGCCCTCGATGCCCTCGGGCACGAGCTTGTCCTCGGAGAGCACGTCGTCCTGGAAGTAACGGTCCTTGGAGAACGACCCGCGCGCGGCCCCTGCGGCGTTGCGGCCCTGCATCGCCCCCAGCGACCCCATGCCGCGGTAACTCTTGAACTGCTTGCCGTTGACGAAGATCAAATCACCCGGCGCCTCGGCGGTGCCGGCGAGCAGCGAGCCCAGCATGGCCGTGGACGCGCCGGCCGCGAGCGCCTTGGCGATGTCGCCGGAGTACTGCAGACCGCCGTCGGCGATCACCGGCACACCGGACGGCGCGCAGGCCGCGACCGCCTCGAGGATCGCAGTGATCTGCGGCGCCCCGACGCCGGCGACCACGCGGGTGGTGCAGATCGACCCCGGGCCGACACCGACTTTCACCGCGTCCGCGCCGGCCTCGACGAGCGCGGCCGCTCCGGACCGCGTCGCGACGTTGCCGCCGATGACCTCGACCCGGTCGCCGAGCACGGTCTTCACGCGGTGCACCATCTCGAGCACGCCGCGGTTGTGCGCGTGGGCGGTGTCGACGATGAGGACGTCCACCCCCGCGTCGGCGAGCATCATGGCGCGCGTGAACGCGTCCTCGCCGACTCCGACCGCGGCGCCGACGAGCAGCCTGCCGTCGGAATCCTTGGTGGCCAGCGGGAACTGCTCGGTCTTGACGAAGTCCTTGACGGTGATCAGGCCGGTCAGCTTGCCGTGCCCGTCGACGATCGGCAGTTTCTCGATCTTGTGACGCCGCAGCAGTCCGAGCGCCGCCTCGGCCGAGACGCCCTCCTGCGCGGTGATCAACGGCGCCTTGGTCATCACCTCGGCAACCGGCTTGGACTGGTCGACCTCGAACCGCATATCGCGGTTGGTGATGATCCCGACCAGCGCACCCTTGCCGTCG
Above is a window of Mycolicibacterium baixiangningiae DNA encoding:
- a CDS encoding GMC oxidoreductase yields the protein MQPDYDVLIIGSGFGGSVTALRLTEKGYRVGVLEAGRRFADEEFAKTSWDLRNFLWAPQLGCFGIQRIHLLRDVLILAGAGVGGGSLNYANTLYVPREPFFNDPQWKHITDWNEELLPHYEQAQRMLGVVTNPTFTDADRVVKEVAEEMGVGDTFVATPVGVFFGPDGQKAPGKTVPDPYFGGAGPARRGCIEVGECMTGCRHNAKNTLVKNYLYLAENAGAQVHPMTTVTSFEQREDGVWEVTTVRTGRKVRRQTRTFTANNVVLAAGTFGTQKLLFKMRDTGKLPELSEKLGMLTRTNSESIVGAGRFHVTDDLDLTHGVAITSSIHPTSDTHIEPVRYGKGSNVMGLLQTLMTDGAGPDGTDVPRWKQLFTNARQDPRGTVRLLNVRRWSERTLIALVMQNLDNSITTFTKRTKLGTRRLTSKQGHGEPNPTWIPVGNEVTRRIAEKIDGVAGGTWGELFNIPLTAHFLGGAAIGDSAEHGVIDPYHRVYNYPTLYVTDGAAISANLGVNPSLTISAQAERAASLWPNKGEQDLRPAQGEGYRRIDPVVPAHPVVPAGAPAALDWNASRDEVNRRDPTTTEARGA
- a CDS encoding GuaB3 family IMP dehydrogenase-related protein, which encodes MVEIGMGRTARRTYELHDINIVPSRRTRSSKDVSTAWQLDAYRFEIPVVAHPTDALMSPEFAIELGRLGGLGVLNGEGLIGRHADVEEKIREVVEAAEKEPDPSAAIRLLQQLHSAPLDPELLGSAVARIRDAGVTTAVRVSPQNAQALTPTLLQAGIDLLVIQGTIVSAERVATDGEPLNLKTFISELDIPVVAGGVLDHRTALHLMRTGAAGVIVGYGSTSGVTTSDEVLGISVPMATAIADAAAARREYLDETGGRYVHVLADGDIHSSGDLAKAIACGADAVVLGTPLASAAEAMGGGWFWPAAAAHPSLPRGALLQVALGERPSLEQVLTGPSDDPFGSLNLVGGLRRSMAKAGYCDLKEFQKVGLTVGA
- the guaB gene encoding IMP dehydrogenase produces the protein MSIAEHSVPIALSVPTGGDDPTKVAMLGLTFDDVLLLPAASDVVPANADTSSQLTRRIRLRVPLVSSAMDTVTESRMAIAMARAGGMGVLHRNLPAAEQAGQVETVKRSEAGMVTDPVTCSPDNTLAEVDAMCARFRISGLPVVDGKGALVGIITNRDMRFEVDQSKPVAEVMTKAPLITAQEGVSAEAALGLLRRHKIEKLPIVDGHGKLTGLITVKDFVKTEQFPLATKDSDGRLLVGAAVGVGEDAFTRAMMLADAGVDVLIVDTAHAHNRGVLEMVHRVKTVLGDRVEVIGGNVATRSGAAALVEAGADAVKVGVGPGSICTTRVVAGVGAPQITAILEAVAACAPSGVPVIADGGLQYSGDIAKALAAGASTAMLGSLLAGTAEAPGDLIFVNGKQFKSYRGMGSLGAMQGRNAAGAARGSFSKDRYFQDDVLSEDKLVPEGIEGRVPFRGPLAQVIHQLTGGLRAAMGYTGSPTIEALQQAQFVQITAAGLRESHPHDVAMTVEAPNYYAR